One Desulfomonile tiedjei genomic window carries:
- a CDS encoding alcohol dehydrogenase catalytic domain-containing protein has protein sequence MKALTANFSLGREVWDKFRSKVLRQSEGSHALNLQLSEVPEPELPGPQWVKIRSIMSGISGMDEGMIIDHDPSAFGAFLSFPFIPGNENMGIVTEIGGQVEGIEPGERAIVNPLLSCKPREVTPLCPSCSRGQPSSCRSFAKGAIGPGIIIGGCKDTGGGWGDSFIAHKSQVRTIPQNIESDQAVLVPEFTRAVRAVLQYPPRSGDRVIIVGAGSPGLMTLHAIQALGHHVEILVVADHSFEAELVGDVSEAGVALAHSPNSLYEEVASFVKATVQYPEVGRLSLEGGADLVYETTGRGERIDDALRFAGEGMQVVLMNINRPSGFDLTPIWFKGVRINGTAFSGPESYKGETRETFDIAMDLVAEHRLAPEKLVTHRFTLEEHRQAFDTLANRAQSKAVKVIFKHVV, from the coding sequence ATGAAAGCTCTCACGGCAAATTTCAGTCTGGGCAGAGAGGTCTGGGACAAATTCAGGTCAAAGGTACTCAGGCAAAGCGAGGGATCTCACGCGCTGAACCTGCAACTATCCGAGGTCCCCGAGCCGGAGCTTCCCGGGCCCCAGTGGGTCAAGATCAGGTCTATCATGTCAGGCATCTCCGGAATGGACGAAGGCATGATTATCGATCACGACCCGTCCGCTTTCGGGGCCTTCCTTTCGTTTCCCTTCATCCCCGGCAACGAAAACATGGGAATCGTCACTGAAATAGGCGGCCAGGTCGAAGGGATAGAACCGGGCGAAAGGGCCATCGTTAACCCGCTGCTGTCATGCAAGCCCAGGGAAGTGACACCCCTGTGTCCATCGTGCTCCAGAGGGCAACCTTCCAGTTGCCGAAGCTTTGCCAAGGGTGCCATCGGTCCGGGAATAATAATCGGAGGGTGTAAAGACACCGGAGGCGGCTGGGGTGACTCGTTTATTGCGCACAAGAGTCAGGTGAGAACAATCCCCCAGAACATCGAGAGCGATCAGGCTGTGCTTGTTCCGGAGTTTACAAGGGCTGTGAGGGCGGTTTTGCAGTATCCCCCGAGGTCCGGAGACCGCGTGATAATCGTGGGCGCTGGTTCGCCGGGCCTGATGACCTTACACGCCATACAAGCGCTCGGACATCACGTGGAGATTCTCGTGGTCGCGGATCACTCCTTTGAAGCTGAGTTGGTCGGCGATGTTTCTGAGGCCGGAGTTGCGCTGGCCCATAGTCCAAACTCGCTGTACGAAGAGGTGGCCTCATTCGTGAAAGCCACTGTGCAATATCCCGAAGTGGGGCGTCTGAGCCTCGAGGGCGGAGCTGATTTGGTTTATGAAACGACAGGTCGCGGGGAGCGCATAGACGACGCACTCCGTTTTGCCGGGGAAGGCATGCAGGTCGTGCTTATGAACATAAACCGTCCTTCAGGCTTCGACCTCACTCCCATATGGTTCAAGGGTGTGCGGATCAATGGAACAGCATTCTCCGGGCCTGAGTCTTATAAAGGGGAAACACGAGAAACCTTTGACATCGCCATGGATCTGGTTGCGGAACACAGACTCGCGCCCGAGAAGCTGGTGACCCACAGATTCACATTGGAAGAGCACCGGCAGGCATTTGACACTCTCGCGAATCGAGCGCAGAGCAAAGCCGTCAAGGTGATCTTCAAGCATGTGGTATGA
- a CDS encoding rRNA pseudouridine synthase → MAQKKIQLIIRDAGLGSRRQADEMILEGRVRLNGQVVENPAMTADPEKDHIKVDGKLLRPPDLAKIYYLFNKPRNVVSTMSDPEGRPCIGELLKRLKKNLFTVGRLDFDAEGLMILTNDGTLAQKLTHPSRKVPRTYLVKVRGMPDDKILSTIRKGMSIGEGERVGDIELTVVRRQKTTTWVKVVLFEGKKNEIKRIFFRIRHPVRKLRRIAFGPFRLGNLPVGEWRPFDAEEEAKLATILG, encoded by the coding sequence ATGGCTCAGAAAAAAATCCAACTGATAATTCGCGACGCGGGCCTTGGGTCCAGGAGACAAGCAGATGAGATGATTCTCGAAGGCAGGGTCAGGCTCAACGGCCAGGTCGTTGAAAATCCTGCCATGACAGCCGACCCGGAGAAAGATCACATCAAGGTAGACGGCAAACTCCTGCGCCCTCCTGACCTGGCAAAGATTTATTACCTGTTTAACAAGCCGCGAAACGTGGTTTCCACCATGAGTGACCCTGAAGGACGCCCTTGCATTGGCGAACTCCTCAAGCGGCTTAAGAAGAACCTGTTCACGGTGGGGCGTCTCGATTTTGACGCGGAAGGTCTCATGATCCTGACCAACGACGGAACTTTGGCTCAGAAGCTGACCCATCCCTCGCGAAAGGTCCCCCGAACCTATCTGGTGAAAGTCCGGGGAATGCCTGATGACAAGATCCTCTCCACCATTCGAAAGGGCATGAGTATCGGAGAGGGCGAACGGGTAGGCGACATTGAACTTACCGTGGTCAGGCGACAGAAGACAACCACATGGGTAAAAGTGGTCCTTTTCGAGGGCAAAAAGAACGAAATAAAGCGGATCTTCTTCCGAATCCGGCATCCCGTGCGCAAGCTGCGAAGAATAGCATTCGGTCCGTTTCGGTTGGGAAATTTGCCCGTCGGTGAATGGCGACCTTTTGATGCCGAGGAAGAGGCGAAACTCGCGACAATCCTGGGGTGA
- a CDS encoding CoA transferase codes for MAGPLDGIRVIEISMFQQGPVAGMRLGDLGADVIKIEPKTGDPGRGFMRIIGAMVGLKGRNYYFEHCNRNKRSIVLDLKKPQAMEVLLKLIDTADVFLNNMSIQAPDRMGIGPEALLARNPGLIYAHASGWGRKGPDADEYSFDYTGIARSGLMMSCGEKDAPPTQILPGIGDEVGALLCAWGVTAALYAREKTGRGQVVDTSLMGSVIATLGFIMAAPSIMGAEFPREVRAQAGNPIYNHYRCQDGRWIAIAHLQPERYWPKVCKALDLERLEHDPSFATIEARSENAAQLVAIFDERFATRPRDEWLNILTQGGCICTPVQTPTEVSNDPQALANDYFTYLDHPVHGKTKMVGFPWDFSDTPATCRREPPELGQHTIEILTELGYTATEVEALRQDEVI; via the coding sequence ATGGCGGGACCGCTCGACGGTATTCGTGTTATCGAAATCTCTATGTTCCAGCAGGGTCCGGTAGCGGGCATGCGTCTGGGTGATCTGGGCGCGGATGTAATCAAGATCGAACCCAAAACCGGAGACCCCGGCCGCGGGTTCATGAGGATCATCGGGGCTATGGTCGGCCTGAAGGGCCGCAATTACTACTTTGAACACTGCAACCGCAATAAGCGGAGCATTGTCCTGGACCTCAAGAAACCGCAGGCTATGGAGGTCCTGCTCAAGCTCATTGATACCGCGGACGTATTCCTCAACAACATGAGCATACAGGCTCCCGATCGAATGGGCATAGGCCCGGAGGCTCTCCTGGCCAGAAATCCCGGATTGATATATGCCCACGCTTCGGGTTGGGGGCGCAAAGGACCCGATGCGGACGAATACTCTTTCGATTACACGGGAATTGCCCGATCCGGGCTGATGATGTCATGCGGAGAAAAAGATGCGCCACCTACCCAAATCCTGCCCGGAATCGGTGACGAAGTCGGGGCACTGCTTTGCGCATGGGGCGTCACTGCCGCGCTCTATGCCCGGGAAAAGACCGGCAGAGGACAGGTCGTGGACACTTCCCTTATGGGCAGCGTCATTGCCACTCTCGGATTCATTATGGCAGCGCCGTCAATCATGGGCGCAGAGTTTCCGAGGGAAGTCCGGGCACAGGCAGGCAACCCCATATATAACCACTATCGTTGTCAGGACGGCCGATGGATAGCCATCGCCCATTTACAGCCCGAGCGGTATTGGCCCAAGGTATGCAAAGCCCTTGATTTGGAGCGCCTGGAACATGACCCTAGTTTCGCCACCATAGAGGCACGCAGCGAGAACGCGGCACAGCTTGTAGCAATCTTCGATGAGAGGTTTGCCACCAGACCGCGAGATGAATGGTTGAATATCTTGACTCAGGGAGGATGCATTTGCACCCCCGTACAGACGCCGACAGAGGTGTCGAACGATCCGCAGGCACTGGCCAACGACTACTTTACTTATCTGGACCACCCGGTACACGGTAAGACGAAAATGGTGGGTTTTCCCTGGGATTTCAGCGACACCCCGGCCACGTGCCGGCGTGAGCCCCCCGAACTCGGCCAACATACGATAGAGATCCTGACCGAGCTTGGATATACTGCAACCGAAGTGGAAGCACTGAGGCAAGATGAAGTTATATAG
- a CDS encoding dodecin domain-containing protein, translated as MVEGRVARVTEVIAGSPNSFEEAVKLAFDRANKTLRNITGMKIVEHRVMIEAGQIQEYRVRAEVIFVLE; from the coding sequence ATGGTAGAAGGAAGAGTAGCCCGAGTCACGGAAGTCATAGCGGGTTCCCCCAACAGTTTCGAAGAAGCAGTCAAACTGGCTTTCGACCGCGCCAACAAAACATTGCGTAACATTACAGGCATGAAAATCGTAGAACACAGGGTAATGATCGAAGCCGGACAGATTCAGGAATATCGCGTCAGAGCGGAAGTGATATTCGTTCTGGAATAA
- a CDS encoding TIGR01212 family radical SAM protein (This family includes YhcC from E. coli K-12, an uncharacterized radical SAM protein.): MVQRYRSLSGWLKERFHEPVRKITIDAGLGCPNRDGSLNSGGCIYCNPRGSGTGASVQGLSVAEQMDRGIEFLSRRYGVRKFIAYFQSFTNTYGEPDQLFRLYSDACHQPEVVGMAIGTRPDCVSDGVLDILEEMSRERLIWIEYGLQSAHKKTLDLINRGHGPEAFFDAVARTGQRGIPIVAHLILGLPGESIEDMVQTAGAVADAGVQGVKLHPLYIIRGTALEAMYREGNYLPMTEESAAEATLAVMEALPQEMVIHRMTSDPHEEELVAPLWMLDRRGVRTRLNELMQRKDFRQGSHYPRPCEVAMKICDREKLKSEATPT; encoded by the coding sequence ATGGTCCAAAGATATCGTTCTCTGTCAGGGTGGCTCAAGGAACGTTTCCACGAACCGGTCCGCAAGATAACCATTGACGCTGGTTTGGGGTGCCCTAACCGCGACGGCAGTCTCAATTCCGGCGGGTGCATTTACTGCAACCCGAGAGGCTCCGGCACAGGCGCGAGCGTGCAAGGCCTTTCCGTTGCCGAACAGATGGACCGAGGCATAGAGTTCCTTTCCCGGCGTTATGGTGTCAGGAAGTTCATTGCATATTTTCAGTCTTTTACCAATACCTACGGAGAACCGGACCAGCTTTTTCGGCTCTACAGCGATGCTTGCCACCAGCCCGAGGTCGTCGGCATGGCCATCGGCACGCGGCCGGACTGCGTGTCCGACGGGGTACTGGATATCCTGGAGGAAATGAGCCGGGAGCGTCTGATATGGATTGAGTACGGTTTGCAGTCGGCCCACAAGAAAACTCTGGACCTGATCAATCGCGGGCACGGGCCGGAGGCCTTTTTCGACGCTGTGGCCAGGACCGGCCAAAGGGGCATCCCGATCGTGGCGCATCTTATACTGGGGCTTCCGGGTGAATCCATCGAAGACATGGTGCAGACAGCCGGAGCCGTTGCAGATGCCGGAGTGCAGGGTGTGAAGCTGCATCCTTTGTATATAATCCGGGGAACTGCCCTGGAAGCCATGTATCGGGAAGGAAACTACCTTCCTATGACCGAGGAATCCGCAGCAGAAGCGACCCTGGCCGTGATGGAGGCCCTCCCGCAGGAGATGGTGATTCACAGGATGACCTCTGATCCCCATGAGGAAGAGCTTGTGGCACCGCTTTGGATGCTTGATCGCCGAGGCGTGAGAACTCGTCTGAACGAACTGATGCAAAGGAAAGACTTCAGGCAAGGGTCACATTACCCGAGGCCCTGTGAGGTTGCTATGAAGATTTGTGACCGCGAGAAGCTGAAAAGTGAGGCAACGCCAACATAA
- the radA gene encoding DNA repair protein RadA, which yields MKGDVVFVCTECGKQLAKWMGRCPGCGEWNCVNEREVRHTKGPGGKLVLSAEEPQGVVPLTEIHGDQRPRINTGIGELDRVLGGGLIRSSVIMLGGDPGIGKSTLLMQAFGKMAIRGETVLYVSGEESAEQIKIRADRLGLQSPGFLVLAENQLETIIQKISQSDASVVVLDSVQSCFSSSFESHAGSISQVRHVAATVLDCIKRGSAACFIVGHVTKDGSLAGPKVLEHMVDTVLYFEGERGHPYRILRSVKNRFGSVSEIGVFEMGDLGLVEVDNPSELFLSERPEGVSGSTVTALVEGSRPILAEIQALVAGPVPGQGRRTCLGIDSQRLALMIAVMEKKLGLTLTDQDIFLNAVGGVRATEPAADLSLIAALLSSHLDRTVRPGTLVFGEVGLAGEVRRVSRAAARINEASRLGFNRIIAPAGNAELSAAKGITAVGVTHVKELAQALFE from the coding sequence TTGAAAGGCGATGTAGTCTTTGTTTGTACGGAATGTGGCAAGCAACTTGCCAAATGGATGGGCCGTTGCCCAGGTTGCGGTGAATGGAATTGCGTAAACGAGAGAGAAGTTAGGCATACCAAAGGCCCGGGAGGGAAACTTGTGCTTTCCGCCGAGGAACCGCAGGGGGTCGTTCCCTTGACGGAAATTCACGGCGATCAGCGCCCCAGAATCAATACCGGAATCGGGGAACTGGACAGGGTCCTTGGCGGAGGGCTTATTAGATCCAGCGTGATCATGCTGGGCGGCGATCCTGGAATCGGCAAGAGCACCTTGCTAATGCAGGCTTTCGGCAAAATGGCCATTCGCGGAGAGACCGTCCTGTACGTTTCCGGAGAGGAATCCGCTGAACAGATCAAAATCAGGGCCGACCGGCTCGGGCTCCAAAGCCCCGGGTTCCTCGTTCTGGCAGAAAATCAACTGGAAACGATCATACAAAAGATTTCGCAATCGGACGCTTCGGTGGTGGTGCTAGATTCCGTTCAATCGTGTTTCAGCAGCTCTTTCGAAAGCCATGCCGGGAGCATATCTCAAGTCCGACACGTTGCGGCAACCGTCCTGGATTGCATCAAGAGAGGCTCCGCGGCGTGCTTTATCGTTGGCCATGTGACCAAAGACGGCAGCTTGGCCGGTCCAAAGGTATTGGAGCACATGGTGGACACAGTGCTGTATTTTGAAGGGGAACGAGGACACCCCTATCGGATTCTCAGGTCCGTGAAAAATCGCTTCGGGTCGGTAAGTGAAATCGGCGTATTCGAGATGGGCGACCTGGGCCTGGTGGAGGTGGACAATCCTTCGGAATTGTTCCTGTCGGAAAGACCGGAGGGCGTCTCGGGGTCTACAGTGACGGCCCTGGTGGAGGGGTCTCGGCCTATTCTGGCCGAAATCCAGGCATTGGTGGCAGGGCCCGTTCCCGGCCAGGGACGCAGGACATGCCTCGGGATTGACTCTCAGCGCTTGGCCCTTATGATAGCCGTCATGGAGAAAAAGCTCGGACTGACACTCACCGACCAGGACATCTTCCTCAACGCGGTGGGCGGAGTTCGAGCCACCGAGCCCGCTGCAGACCTGTCGCTGATTGCCGCGCTGCTGTCATCTCACCTGGACCGAACAGTTAGGCCTGGGACATTGGTGTTCGGCGAGGTAGGACTTGCCGGGGAAGTCCGCCGTGTGTCCAGGGCCGCAGCCAGGATCAACGAAGCATCAAGATTGGGCTTCAATCGGATAATCGCGCCCGCGGGCAACGCGGAACTTTCCGCAGCGAAGGGTATAACCGCGGTCGGGGTAACCCATGTCAAAGAGTTGGCTCAAGCGCTCTTCGAGTGA
- a CDS encoding helix-turn-helix transcriptional regulator produces MNHSFVDVGAKIRACRKRKQLSLIDLSRITGIAASNLSSIELNKSSPTLNTLMKIASAFGMKAGAFLDEVLYQKAVHCPAGEGENIPTSSPAVSVRPVTAGIFLSRMEASIITIEMAADSYDLEAAGTDRFVYCLEGRVSARVDDETFSLSKGDSLYMLPGTSVSFKLRGAGNRKSSFLLVSAATPS; encoded by the coding sequence ATGAACCATTCATTCGTAGATGTGGGCGCAAAAATAAGAGCCTGTCGCAAGAGAAAGCAGCTTTCCCTGATCGACCTCTCCCGGATAACCGGCATAGCTGCATCGAACCTGAGTTCCATAGAGCTGAACAAGTCGTCGCCAACTTTGAACACATTAATGAAGATCGCTTCCGCCTTCGGCATGAAAGCCGGTGCGTTTCTCGATGAAGTTCTATACCAAAAGGCCGTTCACTGCCCTGCCGGAGAAGGAGAAAACATTCCGACGAGTTCGCCCGCGGTTTCTGTGCGCCCGGTTACGGCAGGGATTTTTCTGAGCCGGATGGAGGCCAGTATCATCACTATTGAAATGGCCGCCGACTCGTATGACCTGGAAGCTGCGGGGACCGACCGATTCGTCTACTGCCTCGAAGGTCGGGTCAGTGCCCGAGTGGATGACGAAACCTTTTCGCTCTCAAAAGGGGACAGCCTGTACATGCTTCCCGGGACCAGTGTGTCGTTTAAGTTACGCGGCGCCGGTAACCGTAAGTCGTCTTTTCTTCTTGTGAGCGCCGCAACCCCAAGTTAA
- a CDS encoding lytic transglycosylase domain-containing protein, which translates to MKSATIITALVILAIGGLDAPNSVSAEICSAPHLEATPDSSRFGLPPHVEKSGLVFTGTTVPISRRDVQERIVKEINYLLLDRRSRVLLWLARADTLRPVILPILKKYDVPPEFLYLAAIESSYDSRALSSAGAYGYWQFIKATAQCGPHGCEQYNWKMNINHWKDERADLVNSTHSAAKYLAWMNGVKKVSLSDKVEREGFKDWLLTAAAYNAGPSRVVQRLCQFGASSYWDVPLPIETEKYVPRLIALALISKYRDFYRIQIHQRPSLAFETVNKVKLHKDLSFVAMAKLLNTTPREVWGLNTQVPPDKGIFPAKSGKTSIEHTIHIPKGTRQKFLAQLAAHGFTKK; encoded by the coding sequence TTGAAATCCGCAACTATAATAACCGCACTTGTCATCCTGGCTATAGGAGGGCTTGACGCCCCAAACAGCGTAAGTGCGGAGATCTGTTCCGCTCCGCACCTGGAAGCCACGCCTGACTCGTCTCGGTTTGGACTACCTCCACATGTCGAAAAGTCAGGACTGGTGTTTACCGGGACGACGGTTCCTATCTCTCGCCGGGACGTTCAAGAGAGAATAGTCAAGGAAATTAACTACCTGCTTCTGGATCGGCGTTCGAGAGTGTTGTTGTGGCTGGCTCGGGCGGACACCTTGAGACCTGTAATCTTGCCGATTCTAAAAAAATACGATGTGCCGCCGGAGTTCCTATACCTCGCGGCAATTGAATCCAGCTATGACAGCAGGGCTTTATCTTCAGCGGGCGCGTACGGCTACTGGCAATTCATCAAGGCCACCGCGCAGTGTGGCCCACACGGCTGCGAGCAGTACAACTGGAAAATGAATATTAACCATTGGAAGGATGAGCGGGCCGATTTGGTGAACTCCACTCATTCGGCAGCCAAGTATCTGGCCTGGATGAACGGAGTCAAGAAGGTCAGCCTCAGCGACAAGGTCGAACGGGAGGGCTTCAAGGATTGGCTTCTCACAGCCGCGGCGTACAACGCGGGGCCTTCCAGAGTCGTTCAACGGCTGTGTCAGTTCGGGGCATCCTCGTACTGGGATGTGCCTTTACCGATAGAGACTGAAAAATACGTCCCACGTTTGATAGCTCTCGCGCTCATAAGTAAGTACAGAGACTTCTATCGAATTCAGATTCATCAGCGCCCCAGTCTGGCCTTCGAGACGGTCAACAAGGTGAAGCTTCACAAGGACCTCTCCTTTGTGGCAATGGCTAAGCTACTGAACACAACTCCGCGAGAGGTATGGGGGCTAAATACCCAAGTCCCGCCGGACAAGGGTATTTTTCCTGCCAAGTCCGGTAAGACCTCCATTGAACACACAATCCACATCCCGAAAGGGACCCGCCAGAAGTTCCTCGCACAGCTCGCGGCCCACGGATTTACGAAGAAATAG
- a CDS encoding helix-turn-helix transcriptional regulator gives MKTFGSFAKERSRRLGRNQKTLAEQLGVSPAYVSQIFTGKKNPPDLGRPRNRAQLRTWAEFLAASEDEILDLVRFELHRVPPRPSAKFPKIRELLLKRLNARDKGLMDEVRSMELHPAENRVIQAMVQIYMILQEEPDEGRAYSPTRFKEFCNRARSNREFIDEELVRFLQDKPFSWAWDSEVDDVRVFAEASTIREAMETLAKILSDTPGFTYARTIPMVGHVSAGMGFEFTDGGFAAGEGFEQVEIPPGVDPSFAQRLYCVRVRGDSLQEFFGDGTLLFIKPESWEEVKDGDLVIFKNRSDGRAFVKKVEFVGESLLLKSMNPMYKNIVLAKRELMLLERVMAIVL, from the coding sequence ATGAAAACATTCGGATCTTTCGCCAAAGAGAGAAGCAGGCGGCTGGGAAGAAACCAGAAAACCCTGGCTGAACAGCTTGGGGTTTCTCCTGCCTACGTTTCTCAGATATTTACGGGAAAAAAGAACCCTCCTGACCTGGGAAGGCCGCGAAATCGGGCGCAGTTGAGAACCTGGGCCGAGTTCCTGGCAGCCTCGGAGGATGAAATCCTGGATCTTGTGCGCTTCGAACTCCACAGAGTTCCGCCTCGTCCCAGCGCAAAATTCCCGAAGATACGGGAGTTGCTCCTGAAGCGCCTGAATGCTCGCGATAAAGGCCTCATGGACGAAGTGCGCTCCATGGAGCTGCACCCTGCGGAAAACCGAGTCATACAAGCCATGGTGCAGATCTACATGATCCTGCAAGAAGAGCCGGACGAAGGACGTGCGTACTCTCCGACGAGGTTCAAAGAATTCTGTAACCGCGCGAGGTCCAATCGAGAGTTCATCGATGAAGAACTGGTCCGATTCCTTCAGGACAAACCTTTCTCATGGGCTTGGGACTCGGAGGTCGACGATGTCCGGGTCTTTGCCGAAGCGAGCACAATTCGTGAAGCAATGGAGACGTTGGCCAAAATCCTGTCTGACACGCCGGGATTCACATATGCTCGAACAATCCCAATGGTAGGCCATGTCAGCGCAGGAATGGGATTTGAGTTTACCGACGGAGGGTTCGCAGCAGGCGAGGGCTTCGAGCAGGTCGAAATACCTCCTGGAGTGGACCCGTCCTTTGCTCAACGACTCTATTGTGTAAGAGTCAGAGGTGATTCCTTGCAGGAATTCTTCGGTGACGGGACACTTCTGTTCATCAAGCCCGAATCCTGGGAAGAAGTTAAAGACGGGGACCTGGTAATTTTCAAGAATCGCTCCGACGGTCGAGCTTTCGTGAAGAAAGTGGAATTTGTGGGCGAAAGCCTACTTCTCAAATCCATGAACCCTATGTACAAAAACATCGTCCTGGCCAAGCGGGAATTGATGCTGCTTGAGAGAGTCATGGCCATCGTGTTATAG